One window of the Pseudofrankia sp. DC12 genome contains the following:
- a CDS encoding tetratricopeptide repeat protein: protein MSDLGQPWRVFLSHTGDMRRWPADRSWVTAAEDAVKRLRHAPVDMAYFAADDRPPAKLCVSLVENCDLYVGIIGTRYGSPVRDDPERSYTELEFDTATALGKRRLVYLVDEAAAQLAADAGDAGAAGAVPALDPWAARQTAFRQRVLDSGLTATLVTSPAQVEAGLVQAIAQLMLADAVEASPVGTSAMPAPAPLRVPRQLPPEAAAFINRVHHFQRLSELLAAPDDRRAFVGVISGPAGVGKTSFAVHVAHGVRDQFPDGQLYVDFRGYSPQPPLSAEEALDRFVRALGADDARIPTGLHGLGELYRYLLDGRRVLVILDNALNVDQVRALLPPPGCAAIVTTRGPLSGLVVQDGATRITLEPLEPIHAEALLRTLTSAGLGQPAVDGTNDDPPSVPGDPVAALARQCGYLPLALRIAAEQATLSGLSLAELVDELADARGRLDALAGLDEDPGSAVRTVFSWSYRNLSEPLRRAFRLLALHPGGELPTAAAAALLGIPTAAAGRTLDSLVAFSVLERPSRGRYRFHDLVREYAAERLGADEPADDRRDALDRELDWYLRAADAADRVLAPQRRHVPVDAPLPAVPTTAFGGHDAALAWCDAERHNLTAMTELAAATARPVAAWKLALAPVTFFKRRHFDTDWLAASEIAVAAARAAGDVAAEAWALTNVGGACLTLGHLDRAWEVYEESLAGARRTGDQVGEAMTLSNLGELALELGRHDQALSFGQQARDLWRALGSRDRDEAFVLRDAIAPAYLARGQYDDALRAYHEAYDLCRGTDLQAEGLILRDLGHVHLAMGNAAEASADYERSLVVHQTSGDRVGEANTLRALATARLTLDDAAGAQGALLQALAILREQDHLAEADAVLATLRELGLHTGDA, encoded by the coding sequence GTGTCGGATCTTGGGCAGCCTTGGCGCGTCTTCCTGAGCCATACCGGAGACATGCGGCGTTGGCCGGCGGACCGTTCCTGGGTGACGGCCGCCGAGGACGCGGTGAAAAGGCTGCGGCACGCTCCCGTCGACATGGCGTACTTTGCCGCCGACGACCGGCCGCCCGCGAAACTGTGCGTCTCGCTGGTCGAGAACTGCGACCTCTATGTCGGCATCATCGGCACCCGGTACGGCTCACCGGTCCGCGACGATCCCGAGCGGTCTTACACCGAACTGGAGTTCGACACCGCGACGGCGCTCGGAAAGCGGCGCCTGGTGTACCTGGTCGACGAGGCCGCGGCACAGCTCGCCGCCGATGCTGGCGATGCGGGGGCTGCGGGTGCGGTGCCAGCCCTCGATCCGTGGGCAGCCCGCCAGACCGCCTTCCGGCAGCGGGTGCTCGACAGCGGGCTGACCGCGACGTTGGTCACCAGTCCCGCCCAGGTGGAGGCCGGCCTCGTCCAGGCCATCGCGCAGCTGATGCTGGCCGACGCGGTCGAGGCCTCCCCCGTCGGCACCAGCGCGATGCCGGCACCCGCGCCGCTGCGGGTGCCGCGTCAGCTCCCGCCCGAGGCCGCGGCGTTCATCAACCGGGTCCACCATTTCCAGCGGCTGAGCGAGCTCCTCGCCGCTCCGGATGACCGCCGGGCATTCGTCGGAGTGATCAGCGGTCCGGCCGGAGTCGGCAAGACCAGCTTCGCGGTGCACGTCGCGCACGGGGTCCGCGACCAGTTCCCCGATGGGCAGCTCTACGTCGACTTTCGCGGCTACAGTCCGCAGCCACCGCTGTCTGCCGAGGAGGCCCTGGACCGGTTCGTGCGCGCGCTGGGCGCGGACGACGCCCGGATTCCGACCGGCCTGCACGGACTCGGGGAGCTGTACCGGTACCTGCTGGACGGACGGCGGGTGCTCGTCATCCTCGACAACGCGCTGAATGTCGACCAGGTCCGGGCGCTGCTGCCGCCGCCCGGCTGCGCCGCCATCGTGACGACGAGGGGACCGCTCTCCGGCCTGGTAGTGCAGGACGGCGCGACGCGGATAACGCTGGAGCCGCTGGAGCCGATCCACGCGGAAGCCCTGCTGCGCACGCTCACCAGCGCGGGCCTCGGCCAGCCGGCGGTGGACGGGACGAATGACGATCCCCCGTCGGTGCCGGGTGACCCGGTAGCGGCACTCGCCCGGCAGTGCGGCTACCTCCCGCTCGCGCTACGGATCGCGGCCGAGCAGGCGACGCTGTCGGGGCTGAGCCTCGCCGAGCTGGTCGACGAGCTCGCCGACGCCCGGGGCCGGCTGGACGCGCTGGCCGGGCTCGACGAAGACCCGGGCTCAGCGGTACGCACCGTCTTCTCCTGGTCCTATCGGAACCTTTCCGAGCCGCTGCGCCGCGCGTTCCGGCTGCTCGCGCTGCACCCCGGCGGCGAGCTGCCCACCGCCGCGGCAGCCGCGCTCCTGGGCATCCCGACCGCCGCGGCAGGACGCACCCTGGACAGCCTCGTGGCGTTCAGCGTGCTGGAACGGCCGAGCCGTGGCCGCTACCGCTTTCATGACCTCGTCCGCGAGTACGCGGCCGAGCGGCTCGGGGCGGACGAACCGGCCGACGACCGGCGGGACGCGCTCGACCGCGAGCTGGACTGGTACCTGCGCGCCGCCGACGCCGCCGACCGCGTGCTCGCCCCGCAACGCCGGCACGTACCGGTCGACGCCCCGCTGCCCGCGGTCCCCACGACTGCGTTCGGCGGTCACGACGCGGCCCTCGCCTGGTGCGACGCCGAACGGCACAACCTAACCGCGATGACCGAGCTGGCCGCGGCCACGGCACGCCCGGTTGCCGCCTGGAAGCTCGCCCTCGCACCCGTCACGTTCTTCAAACGGCGCCACTTCGACACAGACTGGCTGGCCGCGAGCGAAATCGCCGTCGCGGCCGCGCGGGCGGCCGGGGATGTGGCCGCCGAGGCGTGGGCGCTGACCAACGTCGGCGGCGCCTGTCTCACGCTGGGCCACCTGGACCGCGCCTGGGAGGTCTACGAGGAGTCGCTGGCCGGCGCCCGGCGCACCGGCGACCAGGTCGGCGAGGCGATGACGCTCTCCAACCTCGGCGAGCTCGCCCTGGAGCTCGGCCGCCATGACCAGGCGTTGAGCTTCGGCCAGCAGGCGCGCGACCTCTGGCGAGCCCTTGGCAGTCGCGATCGCGACGAGGCATTCGTGCTGCGGGACGCGATCGCGCCCGCGTACCTGGCCCGCGGGCAGTACGACGACGCTCTGCGCGCGTACCACGAGGCCTACGATCTGTGCCGGGGCACCGACCTACAGGCCGAGGGCCTGATTCTGCGCGACCTGGGCCACGTTCATCTTGCCATGGGCAACGCGGCCGA
- a CDS encoding DUF4349 domain-containing protein, whose translation MTVDERLDAREGPGAGRTEVAEGRSLPLPGGRRLRVTGRRVLAGVVGLAVVVALTAVLGTAVGSHGGESSSSSTSGADMAVPKPAEAAGIGVGADSAGPAARVAAVPTNSGVAPPTSGDSGAGRPAGVQPRIVWTGSVSVEVLAGAVAPSIRKISAAAQGLGGYLSASQITGTATTSDGVPQSATISIRVPAASFGKLQDAVTSVGTVNSSTTSSQDVTAQYVDLQAREDALTTSRSTYLTLLSKATTIGDILAVQQQIDGVQTQIEQIEGQRKVLADQSDLGTLTIDLTEKGAEVHKPGQENGFVHAFRVAGRSFLRGLEGIISALGVVALIALVGAVLYLLYRLPGRLRRRTSDRAAGATGGRAVPAAPVGAANAKPAEAAGRPVASDDEPSTGTTSGEG comes from the coding sequence ATGACCGTGGACGAGAGGCTGGACGCCCGGGAAGGCCCAGGTGCTGGCCGCACGGAGGTGGCCGAGGGACGGAGCCTCCCGTTGCCCGGCGGCCGCCGGTTACGGGTGACCGGCCGTCGCGTGCTCGCCGGCGTGGTCGGGCTGGCCGTCGTGGTCGCCCTGACAGCCGTGCTGGGCACGGCCGTCGGCTCCCACGGTGGCGAGAGCTCGAGCAGCAGCACGAGCGGTGCGGACATGGCCGTCCCGAAACCGGCCGAGGCTGCTGGGATCGGCGTGGGCGCCGACTCCGCCGGCCCGGCCGCTAGGGTGGCGGCGGTCCCCACGAACTCCGGTGTGGCACCCCCGACGAGCGGTGACTCGGGGGCGGGCCGGCCGGCCGGAGTCCAGCCGCGGATCGTCTGGACCGGTTCGGTCAGCGTCGAGGTGCTGGCCGGTGCCGTCGCTCCTTCCATCCGCAAGATCTCCGCCGCGGCACAGGGACTGGGCGGCTACCTTTCGGCCAGTCAGATCACCGGCACGGCGACGACCAGTGACGGCGTTCCGCAGTCCGCGACGATCTCCATCCGGGTGCCGGCCGCCTCGTTCGGCAAGCTGCAGGACGCCGTCACAAGCGTCGGCACCGTGAACTCGTCGACGACGTCCTCACAGGACGTCACCGCCCAGTACGTCGACCTGCAGGCCCGCGAGGACGCGCTGACGACCTCCCGGAGCACCTACCTGACCCTGCTGTCGAAGGCGACGACCATCGGCGACATCCTCGCCGTCCAGCAGCAGATCGACGGCGTGCAGACGCAGATCGAGCAGATCGAGGGCCAGCGCAAGGTCCTCGCCGACCAGAGCGATCTGGGCACCCTGACGATCGACCTCACCGAGAAGGGCGCCGAGGTCCACAAGCCGGGCCAGGAGAACGGGTTCGTGCACGCCTTCCGCGTCGCGGGCCGCAGCTTCCTGCGCGGCCTGGAGGGCATCATCTCCGCGCTGGGCGTGGTCGCCCTCATCGCGCTGGTCGGCGCCGTCCTCTACCTGCTCTACCGGCTGCCGGGCCGGCTCCGACGTCGTACCAGCGATCGCGCCGCCGGTGCGACGGGCGGCCGGGCGGTTCCCGCGGCACCTGTCGGCGCCGCGAACGCCAAGCCCGCCGAGGCGGCCGGCCGGCCGGTCGCCTCGGACGATGAGCCCTCCACCGGGACGACGAGCGGCGAGGGCTGA
- the pgm gene encoding phosphoglucomutase (alpha-D-glucose-1,6-bisphosphate-dependent): MAVSPGLSPFAGKPADPAELVDVDALIAAYHDVHPDAADPAQQVAFGTSGHRGSSLNGSFNADHILATTQAICEYRSAAGFDGPLFVGIDTHALSAPALQSALEVLAAHGIDVRIAPDGEATPTPVISHAILTHNRSGRPGVADGIVVTPSHNPPTDGGFKYNPPHGGPAGTEVTGAIQNRANELLRAGLAGMSRLPYEKARAAATVHDYVTAYVDDLVEVVDLGAVRGAGVRIGVDPLGGASLRYWQAIAERYELDLTVVNDRVDPTFGFMTRDWDGKIRMDPSSPYAMASLLRLTGATPADGRLGFDVAVANDADADRHGIVTPGAGLLNPNHYLAVAISYLFAHRTDWAPTTAIGKTLVSSSMIDRVAAGLGRDLVEVPVGFKWFVPGLTDGSLGFGGEESAGASFLRADGTVWTTDKDGLIACLLAAEITAVTGRDPGVLYQELTEKYGAPAYQRVDAPASAAQKDVLKKLTPKALGAATLGGQPIVATLTHAPGNEAPIGGIKVVADDAWFAARPSGTEDVYKIYAESFRGPDHLESVLAEAQAMVDAALARG, translated from the coding sequence GTGGCGGTAAGCCCGGGCCTCAGCCCGTTCGCCGGCAAGCCGGCGGACCCGGCCGAGCTTGTCGACGTCGACGCCCTGATCGCCGCCTACCACGACGTCCACCCGGACGCCGCCGACCCGGCGCAGCAGGTCGCGTTCGGGACGTCCGGCCACCGTGGCTCCTCACTGAACGGCTCGTTCAACGCCGACCACATCCTGGCGACGACCCAGGCGATCTGCGAGTACCGGTCGGCAGCCGGCTTCGACGGTCCGCTGTTCGTCGGTATCGACACGCACGCGCTGTCCGCCCCCGCGCTCCAGAGCGCGCTGGAGGTGCTGGCCGCGCACGGGATCGACGTCCGGATCGCGCCGGACGGCGAGGCCACCCCCACGCCGGTGATCTCGCACGCGATCCTCACCCACAACCGGTCCGGCCGGCCGGGGGTGGCCGACGGCATCGTCGTCACCCCGTCGCACAACCCGCCGACCGACGGCGGGTTCAAGTACAACCCGCCGCACGGCGGCCCGGCGGGCACCGAGGTCACCGGCGCGATCCAGAACCGGGCGAACGAGCTGCTGCGCGCGGGCCTGGCCGGGATGAGCCGGCTGCCGTACGAGAAGGCTCGCGCGGCCGCGACGGTGCACGACTACGTGACCGCCTACGTCGACGACCTGGTCGAGGTCGTCGACCTGGGCGCCGTACGCGGCGCCGGCGTCCGGATCGGCGTCGACCCGCTGGGCGGGGCCAGCCTGCGTTACTGGCAGGCGATCGCCGAGCGCTACGAGCTGGACCTGACGGTCGTCAACGACCGGGTCGACCCGACGTTCGGCTTCATGACCCGCGACTGGGACGGCAAGATCCGGATGGACCCGTCCTCGCCCTACGCGATGGCGTCGCTGCTGCGGCTGACCGGCGCGACGCCGGCGGACGGGCGGCTCGGCTTCGACGTCGCGGTCGCCAACGACGCGGACGCCGACCGGCACGGCATCGTCACCCCCGGCGCCGGCCTGCTGAACCCGAACCACTACCTGGCCGTGGCGATCTCCTACCTGTTCGCGCACCGGACCGACTGGGCCCCGACGACCGCGATCGGCAAGACCCTGGTCAGCTCCAGCATGATCGACCGGGTGGCGGCCGGGCTGGGCCGGGACCTCGTCGAGGTGCCGGTCGGGTTCAAGTGGTTCGTCCCCGGGTTGACCGACGGCAGTCTGGGGTTCGGTGGCGAGGAGAGCGCCGGCGCGTCGTTCCTGCGGGCCGACGGCACGGTGTGGACGACCGACAAGGACGGGCTGATCGCCTGCCTGCTGGCCGCCGAGATCACCGCCGTCACCGGGCGCGACCCGGGCGTGCTCTACCAGGAGCTCACCGAGAAGTACGGCGCCCCGGCCTACCAGCGGGTCGACGCCCCGGCCAGTGCCGCGCAGAAGGACGTCCTGAAGAAGCTGACCCCCAAGGCGCTCGGCGCAGCCACGCTCGGCGGCCAGCCGATCGTCGCGACGCTCACCCACGCCCCCGGCAACGAGGCGCCGATCGGCGGGATCAAGGTCGTCGCCGACGACGCCTGGTTCGCCGCCCGCCCTTCCGGCACCGAGGACGTCTACAAGATCTACGCCGAGAGCTTCCGCGGCCCCGACCACCTGGAGTCCGTCCTCGCCGAGGCCCAGGCCATGGTCGACGCGGCGCTGGCCCGCGGCTGA
- the nadD gene encoding nicotinate-nucleotide adenylyltransferase, with the protein MSGGGTAPLVRRLGVMGGTFDPVHNGHLVAASEVAALFVLDAVVFVPSGQPWQKADREVSPAEDRYLMTFLATAGNPQFTVSRIDIDRGGLTYTIDTLRELKEQYPDAELFFITGADALAQILTWRDVHELFPLAHFVGVTRPGYVLTFDASLPAQSLSLLEVPALAISSSDIRDRVGRGAPIWYLTPDAVVRYIVKRGLYQPHSGGLPAGQG; encoded by the coding sequence ATGAGCGGCGGTGGCACGGCGCCCCTGGTGCGACGGCTCGGCGTCATGGGCGGAACGTTCGACCCGGTCCACAACGGCCACCTCGTCGCGGCGAGCGAGGTCGCCGCGCTGTTCGTTCTCGACGCGGTCGTCTTCGTTCCCAGCGGCCAGCCCTGGCAGAAGGCGGACCGCGAGGTCTCGCCGGCCGAGGACCGCTATCTCATGACGTTCCTCGCCACCGCGGGCAACCCGCAGTTCACCGTCAGCCGCATCGACATCGACCGAGGCGGCCTGACCTACACGATCGACACGCTGCGCGAGCTGAAGGAGCAGTACCCGGACGCGGAGCTCTTCTTCATCACCGGCGCCGACGCGCTCGCCCAGATCCTCACCTGGCGTGACGTCCACGAGCTGTTCCCGCTCGCGCACTTCGTCGGCGTGACCCGGCCGGGCTATGTGCTGACCTTCGACGCCAGCCTGCCGGCCCAGTCCCTGAGCCTGCTGGAGGTGCCGGCGCTGGCGATCTCGTCGTCCGACATCCGCGACCGCGTCGGCCGCGGCGCGCCCATCTGGTACCTGACCCCGGACGCGGTCGTCCGGTACATCGTGAAGCGGGGCCTCTACCAGCCCCACTCCGGCGGCCTTCCCGCTGGCCAGGGCTGA
- the rsfS gene encoding ribosome silencing factor — translation MTASPRAVELALIAAQAAADKLAKDITVLDVSDRLALTDCFVLASADNERQVKAVVDEVEEKLRLIGVKPLRREGEREGRWVLLDFVEIVVHVQRTEERDFYDLERLWKDCPQIEFTDRDAAARTAVPVGGGSGAGVGSAGCGSLGDPSGRAGSW, via the coding sequence GTGACCGCTTCCCCCCGGGCCGTCGAACTCGCCCTCATCGCGGCACAGGCCGCCGCCGACAAGCTCGCGAAGGACATCACGGTCCTGGACGTCAGCGACCGGCTGGCCCTCACGGACTGCTTCGTGCTCGCCTCCGCCGACAACGAACGGCAGGTCAAGGCCGTCGTCGACGAGGTCGAGGAGAAGCTGCGCCTGATCGGGGTCAAGCCGCTGCGCCGCGAGGGCGAGCGGGAGGGCCGGTGGGTGCTGCTCGACTTCGTCGAGATCGTCGTGCACGTCCAGCGCACCGAGGAGCGCGACTTCTACGACCTCGAGCGGCTCTGGAAGGACTGCCCACAGATCGAGTTCACCGACCGGGACGCCGCGGCCAGGACCGCCGTCCCCGTCGGCGGCGGCTCCGGAGCCGGAGTCGGCAGTGCCGGGTGTGGCTCCCTCGGCGACCCGAGCGGGCGGGCCGGCTCCTGGTGA
- a CDS encoding histidine phosphatase family protein, with protein sequence MRLLLLRHGRTGWNDSGRFQGQADPPLDEVGRAQAARVAPVIAAMRPDLVVSSDLIRCRATAELIGLPYRSDARLREIDLGRWSGLNSEEASRLYPEEDAAWRRGEDIRRGGGETYFEVADRAGALFDELVAAGLPGGPDSLVLFVLHGGTARSLIGHLLGLPPDTWWHFGPLANCRWTLLGSEHGRFRVREHNVGVPRAGKVDFDPRPGATSVVLPSQTVMIGDGLVGEGSASAPDTDPIDSPTRPQPAR encoded by the coding sequence GTGAGGCTGCTGCTCCTGCGGCATGGCCGGACGGGCTGGAACGACTCCGGGCGCTTCCAGGGCCAGGCTGACCCGCCGCTGGACGAGGTCGGCCGAGCGCAGGCCGCGCGGGTAGCGCCCGTCATCGCCGCGATGCGGCCCGACCTGGTGGTCTCCTCCGACCTGATCCGCTGCCGCGCGACCGCCGAGCTGATCGGGCTGCCCTACCGGTCGGACGCCAGGCTGCGTGAGATCGACCTCGGTCGATGGTCCGGGCTGAACTCCGAGGAGGCAAGCCGGCTCTATCCCGAGGAGGACGCCGCCTGGCGGCGCGGCGAGGACATCCGTCGCGGGGGAGGCGAGACCTACTTCGAGGTGGCGGACCGGGCCGGCGCGCTGTTCGACGAGCTCGTCGCCGCTGGACTCCCGGGCGGCCCGGACAGCCTCGTGCTGTTCGTGCTGCACGGAGGCACCGCCCGGTCGCTCATCGGCCACCTGCTCGGGCTGCCGCCGGACACCTGGTGGCACTTCGGTCCGCTGGCCAACTGCCGGTGGACCCTGTTGGGCAGCGAGCACGGACGGTTCCGCGTCCGGGAGCACAATGTCGGGGTCCCGCGAGCTGGTAAGGTCGACTTCGATCCGCGGCCCGGGGCCACTTCGGTGGTGCTACCCAGCCAGACGGTGATGATCGGCGATGGCCTGGTCGGCGAGGGCTCCGCCTCGGCGCCGGACACGGATCCGATAGACTCGCCGACACGGCCGCAACCGGCCCGCTGA
- a CDS encoding hemerythrin domain-containing protein yields the protein MTMSEADVERARAAALPADDVVAVLLNQHARIRDLFAEVRTETGQHKQQAFDELRALLAVHETAEEMIVRPVTSQVEKAVATARDHEEDEASHVLKALEKMDVNSAEFDARLADFERAVSDHAEHEESEEFPRVRGVRDEEELEKMGRRLRTAEKIAPTHPHPSTAGSTAAQWTVGPVASIIDRVRDAVR from the coding sequence ATGACGATGAGTGAAGCCGACGTCGAGCGGGCCCGAGCGGCCGCGCTGCCAGCGGACGACGTCGTGGCCGTCCTGCTCAACCAGCACGCTCGTATTCGTGACCTGTTCGCCGAGGTCCGGACCGAGACGGGTCAGCACAAGCAGCAGGCCTTCGACGAGCTGCGCGCCCTGCTCGCGGTCCACGAGACCGCCGAGGAGATGATCGTTCGACCGGTAACCTCGCAGGTCGAGAAGGCCGTCGCCACGGCCCGCGACCACGAGGAGGACGAAGCCAGCCACGTTCTCAAGGCGCTGGAGAAGATGGACGTCAACAGCGCCGAGTTCGACGCCAGGCTGGCCGACTTCGAGCGCGCGGTCTCCGATCACGCCGAGCACGAGGAGAGCGAGGAGTTTCCGCGGGTGCGGGGCGTTCGCGACGAGGAGGAGCTCGAGAAGATGGGCCGCCGGCTGCGCACGGCGGAGAAGATCGCTCCCACCCACCCGCATCCGTCCACCGCGGGTTCGACCGCCGCGCAGTGGACCGTGGGGCCTGTCGCGTCGATCATCGATCGCGTCCGCGACGCGGTGCGTTGA
- a CDS encoding TetR/AcrR family transcriptional regulator, whose protein sequence is MSASASGLRRTQAERRAASEAALLQAAAELIAEVGIDRASLRGVGVRAGISRAMPAYHFGSKDGLVGRLIDHAYGRTFEATIAALHLTDDDIERLPRLELLRAIIETYIKIVSSGGSVEERAVVVMWGATFPSGSDLPAMIRADEATHAALTHVIQQGQHEGSIQPHVDADAAALLIMGMARGVAALSLSHPDAADPARVRELCGKAITALLGTP, encoded by the coding sequence ATGAGTGCGTCTGCCAGCGGACTCCGACGCACGCAGGCCGAGCGCCGCGCGGCATCCGAGGCGGCGTTGCTGCAGGCGGCGGCGGAGCTCATCGCCGAGGTCGGCATCGATCGGGCGTCGCTACGCGGCGTCGGAGTCCGTGCCGGCATCAGCCGAGCGATGCCCGCCTACCACTTCGGGTCGAAGGATGGCCTGGTCGGCCGGCTGATCGACCACGCGTACGGACGGACCTTCGAAGCGACGATCGCGGCCCTTCACCTGACCGATGACGACATCGAGCGGCTTCCCCGACTTGAGCTGCTGCGCGCGATCATCGAGACCTACATCAAGATCGTGAGTTCCGGCGGGAGCGTCGAAGAACGGGCCGTCGTCGTCATGTGGGGCGCCACCTTCCCCTCAGGAAGCGATCTACCAGCGATGATCCGCGCCGACGAGGCGACTCACGCGGCCCTGACGCACGTCATCCAGCAGGGGCAGCACGAAGGCTCCATCCAGCCGCACGTCGACGCCGACGCGGCGGCCCTGCTCATCATGGGCATGGCACGTGGAGTGGCTGCGCTGTCCCTCTCCCACCCGGACGCGGCCGACCCGGCTCGCGTCCGCGAACTGTGCGGAAAGGCCATCACCGCCCTCCTGGGAACGCCCTAA
- a CDS encoding nuclear transport factor 2 family protein, translated as MDDIEAIKQLKARYCRLLDTKDWEGYRQVLTDDVVIDTTDYGGNVVTGGDAFLEFLRVALADTVTVHQCHTPEITMTSPSSADGIWAMEDRVRFPDGTDLNGFGHYHETYEKADGTWRIKASKLTRLRMDFAKPASG; from the coding sequence ATGGATGACATCGAGGCGATCAAGCAGCTCAAGGCCAGGTACTGCCGATTACTCGACACGAAGGACTGGGAGGGTTATCGCCAGGTCCTCACGGATGACGTCGTTATCGACACCACGGATTACGGTGGAAATGTCGTCACCGGTGGGGATGCCTTTCTGGAGTTCCTTCGGGTCGCGCTCGCGGACACTGTCACGGTCCATCAGTGCCATACCCCGGAGATCACCATGACCTCGCCGTCGTCGGCGGACGGTATTTGGGCGATGGAGGATCGGGTTCGTTTCCCGGACGGAACCGATCTCAACGGGTTCGGCCACTACCACGAGACCTATGAGAAGGCCGACGGCACCTGGCGGATCAAGGCCTCGAAACTGACCCGTCTCCGGATGGACTTCGCCAAGCCGGCGAGCGGCTGA
- a CDS encoding phosphatidylglycerol lysyltransferase domain-containing protein: protein MVDVETQLPSATLPRFHRGRTLAAGRRQRERVRRLAALGAVAVAALDVATALLPAPRGRLVALVEVLPVELPQTAGAALVFVAAALCLLGRGLRRGQRLALLGTEAALAGSAALHLLRGLQFEAAAVNVLVGGLLCWQRAAFPVRANAATVRRALLLAGSGAVVAVGAATGFVLAVGGHQHAGESARAVVERLAGDDQAPLPAGTFVTPALTSAGLALLITVGWLVLSPRLPVPRGQAAHLADRERARAVVAAHGGDTLAYFALRDDKQWMFSGNSVVAFAVRNGVCLVSPDPIGPVVDREQVWADFSAYAERHGWSLAVVGASRDWLPRYEEVGLRPVYLGDEAILDCAAFTLEGRTMKSLRGAHNRLTKAGCTVSFHDPARLGGELAAALTGLAGDTRHGDAERGFSMTLSRLFDPLDTGLLLTVAHDPAGAPLGFIQWVPSSDIDGWSLDVMRRSADPDTPNGVTDFMVIATAIHLRERGERGLGLNFAILRAILADESPGRGTALLRNALHRLSEHAQIESLWHFNEKYRPQWRPRYVLLDALEHAAVQGITIAEAEGVDEIPVIGRFLSAGGSS, encoded by the coding sequence GTGGTCGACGTCGAAACGCAGCTCCCGAGCGCCACGCTGCCCAGGTTCCACCGGGGCCGCACCCTGGCCGCCGGGCGCCGGCAGCGCGAGCGGGTCCGCCGACTGGCCGCCCTGGGGGCCGTCGCGGTCGCCGCGTTGGACGTCGCGACGGCGCTGCTGCCCGCTCCCCGGGGCCGGCTCGTCGCCCTCGTCGAGGTGCTCCCGGTCGAGCTGCCGCAGACCGCCGGCGCCGCCCTGGTCTTCGTCGCCGCCGCGCTGTGCCTGCTCGGGCGGGGGCTGCGCCGTGGGCAGCGGCTCGCGCTGCTCGGTACCGAGGCCGCCCTGGCCGGGTCGGCGGCACTGCATCTGCTGCGCGGCCTGCAGTTCGAGGCGGCGGCGGTGAACGTGCTGGTCGGTGGCCTGCTGTGCTGGCAGCGGGCGGCCTTCCCCGTCCGGGCGAACGCCGCGACGGTGCGACGGGCGCTGCTGCTGGCCGGCTCGGGAGCGGTCGTGGCGGTGGGCGCGGCCACGGGCTTCGTGCTGGCGGTCGGCGGGCATCAGCACGCCGGGGAGTCGGCCCGCGCGGTCGTCGAGCGGCTGGCCGGCGACGACCAGGCCCCGCTGCCGGCCGGGACCTTCGTGACGCCGGCACTCACCAGCGCCGGGCTCGCGCTTCTGATCACCGTCGGGTGGCTGGTCCTGTCCCCCCGGCTGCCCGTTCCGCGCGGCCAGGCCGCGCACCTGGCCGACCGGGAGCGGGCCCGCGCGGTCGTCGCGGCCCATGGCGGCGACACGCTGGCGTACTTCGCGCTGCGGGACGACAAGCAGTGGATGTTCAGCGGCAACAGCGTCGTCGCGTTCGCGGTGCGCAACGGGGTCTGCCTGGTCTCCCCCGACCCCATCGGGCCGGTCGTCGACCGGGAGCAGGTCTGGGCGGACTTCAGTGCCTACGCCGAGCGGCACGGCTGGTCGCTCGCCGTCGTCGGCGCCTCCCGCGACTGGCTGCCCCGCTATGAGGAGGTTGGCCTGCGGCCGGTCTACCTGGGTGACGAGGCGATCCTGGACTGCGCGGCGTTCACCCTGGAAGGCCGGACGATGAAGAGTTTGCGCGGCGCGCACAACCGGCTCACGAAGGCCGGCTGCACGGTCAGCTTCCACGACCCCGCGCGGCTCGGCGGGGAACTCGCGGCGGCGCTGACCGGCCTGGCCGGTGACACCCGGCACGGCGACGCCGAGCGTGGGTTCTCGATGACCCTGTCGCGCCTGTTCGACCCGCTGGACACCGGACTGCTGCTGACGGTCGCGCACGACCCGGCGGGTGCCCCGCTGGGGTTCATCCAGTGGGTGCCGTCCAGCGACATCGACGGCTGGTCACTGGACGTGATGCGGCGTTCGGCGGACCCCGACACCCCCAACGGCGTCACCGACTTCATGGTCATCGCCACGGCGATCCACCTGCGCGAGCGGGGCGAGCGCGGCCTGGGTCTCAACTTCGCGATCCTGCGCGCCATCCTGGCCGACGAGAGCCCGGGGCGCGGCACGGCGCTGTTGCGGAACGCGCTGCACCGGCTGTCGGAACATGCCCAGATCGAGTCACTCTGGCACTTCAACGAGAAGTACCGTCCCCAGTGGCGGCCCCGCTACGTCCTGCTGGACGCGCTGGAGCACGCCGCGGTCCAGGGCATCACCATCGCCGAGGCGGAAGGGGTCGACGAGATTCCGGTCATCGGCCGTTTCCTCTCCGCCGGCGGCAGTTCGTGA